The proteins below are encoded in one region of Tursiops truncatus isolate mTurTru1 chromosome 12, mTurTru1.mat.Y, whole genome shotgun sequence:
- the PLAGL1 gene encoding zinc finger protein PLAGL1 isoform X2, with protein sequence MATHSPQKSHQCAHCEKTFNRKDHLKNHLQTHDPNKMAFGCEECGKKYNTMLGYKRHLALHAASSGDLTCGVCALELGSTEVLLDHLKAHAEEKPPSGAKEKKHQCDHCERCFYTRKDVRRHLVVHTGCKDFLCQFCAQRFGRKDHLTRHTKKTHSQELMKESLQSGDLLNTFHSLSPQFQLKAAPLPPFPLGAPAQNGLASGLPAEVHSHTHGPSEQTSQPVPALPELLAPLHPVASPSSPPPPLQNHKYNTSSTSYSPLASLPLKADTKGFCNTNLLEDLPLQEPQSPHKLNPGFDLAKGGAGKVNLPKELPADAVNLTIPASLDLSPLLGFWQLPPPATQNAFGNSSLTLGPGESLPHRLSCLGQQQQDPSLAMSTMSLGQLPLPPIPHVFPAGTGSAILPHFHHAFR encoded by the coding sequence ATGGCTACCCACTCGCCCCAGAAATCCCACCAGTGCGCTCATTGTGAGAAGACTTTCAACCGCAAAGACCACCTGAAAAACCACCTCCAGACGCACGACCCCAACAAAATGGCCTTTGGGTGCGAGGAGTGCGGGAAGAAGTACAACACCATGCTGGGCTACAAGAGGCACCTGGCCCTGCACGCGGCCAGCAGTGGCGACCTCACCTGCGGGGTCTGTGCCCTGGAGCTAGGGAGCACGGAGGTGCTGCTGGACCACCTCAAGGCCCACGCGGAAGAGAAGCCCCCGAGTGGAGCCAAGGAGAAGAAGCACCAGTGCGACCACTGCGAAAGATGCTTCTACACCCGGAAAGACGTGCGGCGCCACCTGGTGGTCCACACAGGCTGCAAGGACTTCCTGTGTCAGTTCTGTGCCCAGAGGTTTGGGCGCAAAGACCACCTCACGCGACACACCAAGAAGACACACTCACAGGAGCTGATGAAGGAGAGTCTGCAGTCCGGAGACCTTCTGAACACCTTCCACTCCCTCTCTCCGCAGTTCCAGCTGAAGGCCGCCCCACTGCCTCCTTTCCCTTTAGGGGCTCCTGCACAGAACGGGCTTGCAAGCGGCCTGCCAGCTGAGGTACACAGCCACACCCACGGCCCCTCGGAGCAAACCTCCCAGCCTGTGCCAGCGCTGCCAGAGCTCCTGGCCCCGCTCCACCCCGTAGCATCCCCcagctctcctcccccacccctccagaaTCACAAGTACAACACCAGTTCTACCTCATACTCCCCACTTGCAAGCCTGCCCCTCAAAGCGGATACTAAAGGATTTTGCAATACCAATTTGCTTGAGGACTTGCCTCTGCAAGAGCCTCAGTCACCTCACAAGCTCAACCCAGGTTTTGATCTGGCCAAGGGAGGTGCTGGTAAAGTAAACCTGCCCAAGGAGCTACCTGCAGACGCTGTGAACCTAACAATACCTGCCTCTTTGGACCTTTCCCCTCTGTTGGGCTTCTGGCAGCTGCCCCCTCCTGCTACCCAAAATGCCTTTGGGAATAGCAGTCTCACCCTGGGGCCTGGGGAATCTCTGCCCCACAGGTTAAGCTGTCTGGGGCAGCAGCAACAAGACCCCTCACTCGCCATGAGCACTATGAGCCTGGGccagctccccctgccccccatcccccatGTTTTCCCAGCTGGCACTGGTTCAGCTATCCTGCCTCATTTCCACCATGCATTCAGATGA
- the PLAGL1 gene encoding zinc finger protein PLAGL1 isoform X1, giving the protein MATYPCQLCGKTFLTLEKFTIHNYSHSRERPYKCLQPDCGKAFISRYKLMRHMATHSPQKSHQCAHCEKTFNRKDHLKNHLQTHDPNKMAFGCEECGKKYNTMLGYKRHLALHAASSGDLTCGVCALELGSTEVLLDHLKAHAEEKPPSGAKEKKHQCDHCERCFYTRKDVRRHLVVHTGCKDFLCQFCAQRFGRKDHLTRHTKKTHSQELMKESLQSGDLLNTFHSLSPQFQLKAAPLPPFPLGAPAQNGLASGLPAEVHSHTHGPSEQTSQPVPALPELLAPLHPVASPSSPPPPLQNHKYNTSSTSYSPLASLPLKADTKGFCNTNLLEDLPLQEPQSPHKLNPGFDLAKGGAGKVNLPKELPADAVNLTIPASLDLSPLLGFWQLPPPATQNAFGNSSLTLGPGESLPHRLSCLGQQQQDPSLAMSTMSLGQLPLPPIPHVFPAGTGSAILPHFHHAFR; this is encoded by the exons ATGGCCACCTACCCCTGCCAATTATGTGGCAAGACGTTCCTCACCCTGGAGAAGTTCACTATCCACAATTATTCCCACTCCAGGGAGCGACCTTACAAGTGCTTGCAGCCAGACTGTGGCAAAGCCTTCATTTCCAGATATAAATTAATGAG GCACATGGCTACCCACTCGCCCCAGAAATCCCACCAGTGCGCTCATTGTGAGAAGACTTTCAACCGCAAAGACCACCTGAAAAACCACCTCCAGACGCACGACCCCAACAAAATGGCCTTTGGGTGCGAGGAGTGCGGGAAGAAGTACAACACCATGCTGGGCTACAAGAGGCACCTGGCCCTGCACGCGGCCAGCAGTGGCGACCTCACCTGCGGGGTCTGTGCCCTGGAGCTAGGGAGCACGGAGGTGCTGCTGGACCACCTCAAGGCCCACGCGGAAGAGAAGCCCCCGAGTGGAGCCAAGGAGAAGAAGCACCAGTGCGACCACTGCGAAAGATGCTTCTACACCCGGAAAGACGTGCGGCGCCACCTGGTGGTCCACACAGGCTGCAAGGACTTCCTGTGTCAGTTCTGTGCCCAGAGGTTTGGGCGCAAAGACCACCTCACGCGACACACCAAGAAGACACACTCACAGGAGCTGATGAAGGAGAGTCTGCAGTCCGGAGACCTTCTGAACACCTTCCACTCCCTCTCTCCGCAGTTCCAGCTGAAGGCCGCCCCACTGCCTCCTTTCCCTTTAGGGGCTCCTGCACAGAACGGGCTTGCAAGCGGCCTGCCAGCTGAGGTACACAGCCACACCCACGGCCCCTCGGAGCAAACCTCCCAGCCTGTGCCAGCGCTGCCAGAGCTCCTGGCCCCGCTCCACCCCGTAGCATCCCCcagctctcctcccccacccctccagaaTCACAAGTACAACACCAGTTCTACCTCATACTCCCCACTTGCAAGCCTGCCCCTCAAAGCGGATACTAAAGGATTTTGCAATACCAATTTGCTTGAGGACTTGCCTCTGCAAGAGCCTCAGTCACCTCACAAGCTCAACCCAGGTTTTGATCTGGCCAAGGGAGGTGCTGGTAAAGTAAACCTGCCCAAGGAGCTACCTGCAGACGCTGTGAACCTAACAATACCTGCCTCTTTGGACCTTTCCCCTCTGTTGGGCTTCTGGCAGCTGCCCCCTCCTGCTACCCAAAATGCCTTTGGGAATAGCAGTCTCACCCTGGGGCCTGGGGAATCTCTGCCCCACAGGTTAAGCTGTCTGGGGCAGCAGCAACAAGACCCCTCACTCGCCATGAGCACTATGAGCCTGGGccagctccccctgccccccatcccccatGTTTTCCCAGCTGGCACTGGTTCAGCTATCCTGCCTCATTTCCACCATGCATTCAGATGA